The Caulifigura coniformis genome includes a region encoding these proteins:
- a CDS encoding DUF1501 domain-containing protein, translating into MAGGSRTSDRQGCSEFRRWASVSRRSVLAAGGAASLAGVLSSVPASAEVTTSGAGFGRAKRCILLFMWGGPSHLDTFDLKPEAPDEVRGPFRPISTATPGLHLCEHFTKLAGLTDRVAFIRSLNHDDPAHLSSAHTLLTGHLPPVNKSDAEPPSQRDTPHLGALLNKLRPQSLGLPGFVTMPWLAYHPAAPGGKAPGQHGGWLGQAFDPLLIEGDPNAQGWQVPALSLLDSSTADRVTRRSDLLESLDQQRRLIDLAPAGQFLTKQHQAVDLLTSPAVRKAFDLGQEPEDVRNRYGRNIHGQCVLLARRLVEHGVPFVSVNWHNDNTSFWDTHGNNFEKLKNQLIPPSDQALSTLLVDLADRGMLDDTLIVWVGEFGRQPKINKASAGREHYPYCYSGLMAGAGITGGAIYGKSDKQGTTPIEDPVTPHDLAATMLHAFGVPHDQTLPEKSGRPISLYAGKPIAKLFS; encoded by the coding sequence ATGGCCGGCGGAAGTCGCACCTCAGATCGACAGGGATGTTCGGAGTTTCGACGCTGGGCGTCCGTCAGCCGGCGGTCGGTGCTGGCGGCGGGGGGGGCGGCATCCCTGGCGGGAGTTCTCTCATCCGTTCCCGCCTCCGCGGAGGTGACGACCTCCGGAGCCGGTTTTGGACGGGCCAAACGCTGCATCCTGCTCTTCATGTGGGGAGGGCCGAGCCATCTCGATACGTTCGACCTGAAGCCAGAGGCACCCGATGAGGTCCGCGGGCCGTTTCGGCCCATTTCGACGGCGACGCCCGGGCTGCACCTGTGCGAACACTTCACCAAACTGGCCGGACTGACGGATCGGGTCGCCTTCATCCGGTCGTTGAACCACGACGATCCGGCGCACCTGTCCAGCGCTCATACACTGCTCACAGGCCACCTGCCGCCGGTGAACAAGAGTGACGCTGAGCCGCCGAGCCAGCGGGATACTCCCCACCTGGGGGCGCTGCTGAACAAACTGAGGCCTCAGTCGCTGGGGCTGCCCGGCTTCGTGACGATGCCCTGGCTGGCATATCACCCTGCTGCGCCAGGTGGAAAGGCCCCCGGACAGCATGGCGGGTGGCTCGGGCAGGCCTTCGATCCTCTCCTGATTGAAGGCGACCCCAATGCCCAGGGCTGGCAGGTTCCGGCCCTGTCACTCCTCGATTCCTCGACGGCGGATCGGGTGACGCGTCGCTCCGACCTGCTCGAATCACTCGACCAGCAGCGGCGACTGATCGACCTGGCGCCGGCCGGCCAGTTCCTGACGAAACAGCATCAGGCCGTGGATCTGCTGACGTCGCCCGCCGTACGGAAGGCGTTCGATCTTGGCCAGGAGCCGGAAGACGTTCGCAACCGGTATGGGCGAAACATTCACGGGCAGTGCGTGCTGCTGGCGCGGCGACTCGTCGAACATGGCGTGCCGTTCGTCTCCGTCAACTGGCACAACGACAACACGTCGTTCTGGGATACGCACGGGAACAATTTCGAGAAGCTGAAGAACCAGCTGATTCCTCCCTCCGACCAGGCGCTCTCCACGCTGCTGGTGGACCTCGCCGATCGTGGCATGCTCGACGACACGCTGATCGTCTGGGTTGGTGAATTCGGGCGTCAGCCAAAGATCAATAAGGCGAGCGCCGGTCGCGAACACTACCCCTATTGCTACAGCGGATTGATGGCCGGGGCGGGCATCACGGGCGGAGCGATCTACGGCAAGAGCGACAAGCAGGGGACCACGCCAATCGAGGATCCCGTCACGCCGCATGACCTCGCAGCGACGATGCTCCATGCGTTCGGGGTTCCGCATGACCAGACCCTGCCGGAGAAATCGGGGCGGCCAATCTCGCTCTATGCAGGGAAGCCGATTGCGAAGCTCTTCTCTTGA